A stretch of the Nyctibius grandis isolate bNycGra1 chromosome 13, bNycGra1.pri, whole genome shotgun sequence genome encodes the following:
- the TENT5D gene encoding terminal nucleotidyltransferase 5D, translated as MTDDLDHRFSSLTWDQIKILDQVLAEVIPIHGRGNFPTLDVKPKDIIHVVKEQLIEKKINVRDTRLNGSTASHVLVKQNGTSYKDLDIIFGVELPSEFEFQVVKEAVFNCLLDFLPKCVNKEKITAQTMKDAYVQKMVKVSTNHDRWSLISLSNNSGKNVELKFVNSLRRQFEFSVDSFQIILDSILNLYRAADCKLTEDSHPTVIAESMYGDFNEAMDHLKYKLISTRNPEEIRGGGLLKYSNLLVRDFKPADEAEIKSLERYMCSRFFIDFPDVAEQQRKIESYLRNHFIGEEKSKYDYLMTLRGVVNKSTVCLMGYERRQTLNMITILALKVLGEQNIIPNAANVTCYYQPAPYISDRNFSNYYIPHGQPPIIYRPYPVHTQMQSGTA; from the coding sequence ATGACTGACGATTTAGACCACAGATTCAGTAGTCTCACCTGGGATCAGATTAAAATCCTGGACCAAGTTTTAGCTGAGGTCATACCTATTCATGGGAGAGGAAATTTTCCAACACTCGATGTAAAGCCGAAAGATATCATTCATGTGGTAAAGGAACAGctcattgaaaagaaaatcaacgTGAGAGATACCCGTCTGAACGGTTCGACAGCCAGTCACGTCCTAGTAAAGCAGAACGGAACCAGTTACAAGGACCTAGACATCATTTTTGGGGTGGAACTTCCAAGTGAGTTCGAGTTCCAGGTGGTGAAGGAAGCTGTTTTTAATTGCCTATTGGACTTCTTGCCAAAATGtgttaataaggaaaaaatcacTGCTCAGACCATGAAAGATGCCTATGTGCAGAAGATGGTCAAAGTCTCTACCAACCACGATCGCTGGAGCCTCATCTCGCTGTCAAACAACAGCGGCAAGAACGTGGAATTAAAGTTTGTCAACTCGCTCAGACGGCAGTTTGAGTTCAGCGTGGACTCCTTCCAAATCATTCTGGACTCCATATTAAACCTTTACAGAGCAGCAGACTGCAAACTGACAGAAGACTCTCACCCCACTGTCATCGCTGAGAGCATGTATGGAGACTTCAACGAAGCAATGGACCACTTAAAATACAAACTGATTTCCACGAGGAACCCAGAGGAGATCAGAGGAGGTGGCCTCCTGAAGTACAGCAATCTCCTGGTTCGTGACTTCAAGCCAGCGGATGAGGCTGAAATTAAATCTCTGGAACGTTACATGTGCTCCAGGTTCTTCATTGATTTTCCAGATGTTGCTgagcagcaaaggaaaatcGAGTCATATCTGCGCAACCACTTCattggggaagagaaaagcaagtatGACTACTTGATGACTCTGCGCGGAGTTGTGAACAAGAGCACGGTCTGTCTCATGGGATACGAGCGAAGACAAACGCTGAACATGATCACAATTCTGGCTTTAAAAGTGCTTGGAGAACAAAACATCATCCCAAATGCAGCCAATGTAACATGCTATTATCAGCCTGCTCCATATATCAGTGACAGAAACTTCAGCAATTACTACATTCCTCATGGACAACCGCCTATCATCTACCGGCCATACCCAGTTCACACACAAATGCAGAGCGGCACGGCTTAG